One window of the Macaca thibetana thibetana isolate TM-01 chromosome 1, ASM2454274v1, whole genome shotgun sequence genome contains the following:
- the CAP1 gene encoding adenylyl cyclase-associated protein 1 isoform X1: MADMQNLVERLERAVGRLEAVSHTSDMHRGYGDSPSKAGAAPYVQAFDSLLAGPVAEYLKISKEIGGDVQKHAEMVHTGLKLERALLVTASQCQQPADNKLSDLLAPISEQIKEVITFREKNRGSKLFNHLSAVSESIQALGWVAMAPKPGPYVKEMNDAAMFYTNRVLKEYKDVDKKHVDWVKAYLSIWTELQAYIKEFHTTGLAWSKTGPVAKELSGLPSGPSAGSGPPPPPPGPPPPPVSTSSGSDESASRSALFAQINQGESITHALKHVSDDMKTHKNPALKAQSGPVRSGPKPFSAPKPQTSPSPKPATKKEPAVLELEGKKWRVENQENVSNLVIDDTELKQVAYIYKCVNTTLQIKGKINSITVDNCKKLGLVFDDVVGIVEIINSRDVKVQVMGKVPTISINKTDGCHAYLSKNSLDCEIVSAKSSEMNVLIPTEGGDFNEFPVPEQFKTLWNGQKLVTTVTEIAG, translated from the exons ATGGCTGACATGCAAAATCTGGTAGAAAGATTGGAGAGGGCAGTGGGCCGCCTGGAGGCAGTGTCCCATACCTCTGACATGCACCGTGGGTATGGAGACAGTCCTTCAAAAG CAGGAGCAGCTCCGTATGTGCAGGCATTTGACTCACTGCTTGCTGGTCCTGTGGCAGAGTACTTGAAGATCAGTAAAGAGATTGGGGGAGACGTGCAGAAACAT GCGGAGATGGTCCACACAGGTTTGAAGTTGGAGCGAGCTCTGTTGGTTACAGCTTCTCAGTGTCAACAGCCAGCAGAT AATAAGCTTTCCGATTTGTTGGCACCCATCTCAGAGCAGATCAAAGAAGTGATAACCTTTCGGGAGAAGAACCGAGGCAGCAAGTTGTTTAATCACCTGTCAGCTGTCAGCGAAAGTatccaggccctgggctgggtgGCTATG GCTCCCAAGCCTGGCCCTTATGTGAAAGAAATGAATGATGCTGCCATGTTTTATACAAACCGAGTCCTCAAAGAGTACAAAGATGT GGATAAGAAGCATGTAGACTGGGTCAAAGCTTATTTAAGTATATGGACAGAGCTGCAGGCTTACATTAAGGAGTTCCATACCACCGGACTGGCCTGGAGCAAAACG GGGCCTGTGGCAAAAGAACTGAGTGGACTGCCATCTGGACCCTCTGCTGGATCAGGTCCTCCTCCCCCTCCGCCAggcccccctcctcccccagtcTCTACCAGTTCAGGCTCAGATGAGTCCGCTTCCCGCTCAGCACTGTTTGCGCAAATTAATCAGGGGGAGAGCATCACACATG CCCTGAAGCACGTATCTGATGACATGAAGACTCACAAGAACCCTGCCCTGAAGGCTCAGAGTGGTCCAGTACGCAGTGGCCCCAAGCCATTCTCTGCACCTAAACCCCAAACCAGCCCGTCCCCCAAACCAGCCACAAAGAAGGAGCCAGCTGTACTTGAACTGGAGGGCAAGAAATGGAGAGTG gaaaatcaggaaaatgtttccaacctggtgattGATGACACAGAGCTGAAACAGGTGGCTTACATATACAAGTGTGTCAACACGACATTGCAAATCAAGGGCAAAATTAACTCCATTACAGTAG ATAACTGTAAGAAACTTGGTCTGGTATTCGATGACGTGGTGGGCATTGTGGAGATAATCAACAGTAGGGATGTCAAAGTTCAG GTAATGGGTAAAGTGCCAACCATATCCATCAACAAAACAGATGGCTGCCATGCTTACCTGAGCAAGAATTCCCTGGATTGTGAAATAGTCAGTGCCAAATCTTCCGAGATGAATGTCCTCATTCCTACAGAAGGCGGTGACTTT AATGAATTCCCAGTTCCTGAGCAGTTCAAGACCCTCTGGAATGGGCAGAAGTTGGTCACCACAGTGACAGAAATTGCTGGATAA
- the CAP1 gene encoding adenylyl cyclase-associated protein 1 isoform X2, whose product MADMQNLVERLERAVGRLEAVSHTSDMHRGYGDSPSKGAAPYVQAFDSLLAGPVAEYLKISKEIGGDVQKHAEMVHTGLKLERALLVTASQCQQPADNKLSDLLAPISEQIKEVITFREKNRGSKLFNHLSAVSESIQALGWVAMAPKPGPYVKEMNDAAMFYTNRVLKEYKDVDKKHVDWVKAYLSIWTELQAYIKEFHTTGLAWSKTGPVAKELSGLPSGPSAGSGPPPPPPGPPPPPVSTSSGSDESASRSALFAQINQGESITHALKHVSDDMKTHKNPALKAQSGPVRSGPKPFSAPKPQTSPSPKPATKKEPAVLELEGKKWRVENQENVSNLVIDDTELKQVAYIYKCVNTTLQIKGKINSITVDNCKKLGLVFDDVVGIVEIINSRDVKVQVMGKVPTISINKTDGCHAYLSKNSLDCEIVSAKSSEMNVLIPTEGGDFNEFPVPEQFKTLWNGQKLVTTVTEIAG is encoded by the exons ATGGCTGACATGCAAAATCTGGTAGAAAGATTGGAGAGGGCAGTGGGCCGCCTGGAGGCAGTGTCCCATACCTCTGACATGCACCGTGGGTATGGAGACAGTCCTTCAAAAG GAGCAGCTCCGTATGTGCAGGCATTTGACTCACTGCTTGCTGGTCCTGTGGCAGAGTACTTGAAGATCAGTAAAGAGATTGGGGGAGACGTGCAGAAACAT GCGGAGATGGTCCACACAGGTTTGAAGTTGGAGCGAGCTCTGTTGGTTACAGCTTCTCAGTGTCAACAGCCAGCAGAT AATAAGCTTTCCGATTTGTTGGCACCCATCTCAGAGCAGATCAAAGAAGTGATAACCTTTCGGGAGAAGAACCGAGGCAGCAAGTTGTTTAATCACCTGTCAGCTGTCAGCGAAAGTatccaggccctgggctgggtgGCTATG GCTCCCAAGCCTGGCCCTTATGTGAAAGAAATGAATGATGCTGCCATGTTTTATACAAACCGAGTCCTCAAAGAGTACAAAGATGT GGATAAGAAGCATGTAGACTGGGTCAAAGCTTATTTAAGTATATGGACAGAGCTGCAGGCTTACATTAAGGAGTTCCATACCACCGGACTGGCCTGGAGCAAAACG GGGCCTGTGGCAAAAGAACTGAGTGGACTGCCATCTGGACCCTCTGCTGGATCAGGTCCTCCTCCCCCTCCGCCAggcccccctcctcccccagtcTCTACCAGTTCAGGCTCAGATGAGTCCGCTTCCCGCTCAGCACTGTTTGCGCAAATTAATCAGGGGGAGAGCATCACACATG CCCTGAAGCACGTATCTGATGACATGAAGACTCACAAGAACCCTGCCCTGAAGGCTCAGAGTGGTCCAGTACGCAGTGGCCCCAAGCCATTCTCTGCACCTAAACCCCAAACCAGCCCGTCCCCCAAACCAGCCACAAAGAAGGAGCCAGCTGTACTTGAACTGGAGGGCAAGAAATGGAGAGTG gaaaatcaggaaaatgtttccaacctggtgattGATGACACAGAGCTGAAACAGGTGGCTTACATATACAAGTGTGTCAACACGACATTGCAAATCAAGGGCAAAATTAACTCCATTACAGTAG ATAACTGTAAGAAACTTGGTCTGGTATTCGATGACGTGGTGGGCATTGTGGAGATAATCAACAGTAGGGATGTCAAAGTTCAG GTAATGGGTAAAGTGCCAACCATATCCATCAACAAAACAGATGGCTGCCATGCTTACCTGAGCAAGAATTCCCTGGATTGTGAAATAGTCAGTGCCAAATCTTCCGAGATGAATGTCCTCATTCCTACAGAAGGCGGTGACTTT AATGAATTCCCAGTTCCTGAGCAGTTCAAGACCCTCTGGAATGGGCAGAAGTTGGTCACCACAGTGACAGAAATTGCTGGATAA